GTCTACAAGTTCGTCAAGGAATGGCGGCTGGCGCTGCCGCTGCACCCCGAGTTCCGGACGATGGCCATGATGTTCTACATCCCGCCGCTCTCGCCGGTGATGAGCGTCGTGGAGGACCGGGCCCTTAACCTGGCGCTGGACACCACCGGCCCCGAGTTCGAGCTCTTCGCCGACCTCTCCAAGGCGCGCCTGCCGGTGCGCTACCTGGCCAACCTCTTCTCCGCGGGGAACGAGGAAATCATCGAAGGGGTGCTGAAGCGGCTGCTGGCCGTGCGCATCTTCAAGCGCGCCGAATCCGTGGAAGGCGGGCTCAACGACGCGGCCCGCGCGGCGCTGGACGAGGTGGGGCTGACCCCGGAGACGGCCGAGGCCATCTACCGGCTGACCACCCAGCCGACCCTGGACGAGCGCTTCGTCATCCCGCCCTACCACCGGGAAGCCTCGATCGAGGCCTGGAACGACCCGCTCGAACGCAAGGGGCAGGAGGGCTTCGGCTACATCCAGCCTCCGGTGAGGGGGGAGTAGATGTTCGAAGCCCTGGCGCTCGCCTTCACCTACCCGCGGGAGGGGCTGCTGGAGGCGCTCGAGGCGGAGCTCGAGCGCGCCCCCGCCGGCCCCGCCCAAAAGGCCTTCGCCCGCTTCGTCGCCGAGGTGAAGCGGCTCGAGCTGGCCCGCTGGGAGGAGCTGTACACCGCGACGCTGGACATGAACCCCAGGTTGGTCCCCTACGTCGGCTACGTCGTCTGGGGCGAGAGCTACCGGCGCGGTGAGTTTTTGGCGCGGCTCAAGCACGCGATGGACGAACTGGACCTGGACACCGCGGGCGAGCTGCCCGACCACCTGGTGCCGGTGCTGCGCTACCT
This genomic stretch from Oceanithermus profundus DSM 14977 harbors:
- a CDS encoding nitrate reductase molybdenum cofactor assembly chaperone, with translation MFEALALAFTYPREGLLEALEAELERAPAGPAQKAFARFVAEVKRLELARWEELYTATLDMNPRLVPYVGYVVWGESYRRGEFLARLKHAMDELDLDTAGELPDHLVPVLRYLARADEPLPELLEVLEPALARIRKDLHVLDASNPYLHLLDALLQQVPAPERRKT